In the Candidatus Eisenbacteria bacterium genome, one interval contains:
- a CDS encoding SpoIIE family protein phosphatase, with protein sequence MRGGRPTVISIRWVVTGVAVVLVAASVLSVGAMAERNLRRALSREIETRLVLEARNLALTSSGALLSEFPELTLVPLVKTMQAERPELAFVVVVDHLGRIQGHADPRHLGERYAPPADLTATAGATRLEDGERLLASRSLLVVEAPVSYANGPQIGRAVVAMQRAYVERAVSAGRRSQFLFLAALLAVAVTLGLVLLGGLLKPVAALRTGLDRIGRGDLDTPLAVHDRTELGLLAVAVNDMAARLKVARVESRERERLSHELELAREIQQRLLPRGRRTVSGYTLVGAHRAAAEVGGDYYDFIDLEDGRIAVAIADVSGKGLGGCLVTSMLSALVRALHAVHVSPAALLVDLERHLSATLEPGEFVTMFYGLLDPARGRLVYASAGHTPLLLWRAATGRVEWHPTRGIPLGAVRGGALAQTLEDRTLDLQPGDLIAQFTDGISEAFDRSGREAFGFDRVDQVVRDHARRGPDELVAALSAAVAGWTEGEPQDDETLLVVARPARVAGEPQQAARGRVDALARLAEAESTGPPLSLSASLESLSALGPWLERAPHLSAIPRGERRQLELALYEACANIAEHGLKLDAEQTFDVWWVPGGAETDGLDARVRAGYFLLRDHGFPFSPGRWQPRDLDDVGRRLAGRGFGLDLIHLSMDEVVYRPATPAGNLTVLTFDPAKVRQASKEDRHG encoded by the coding sequence ATGAGGGGCGGCCGTCCGACGGTGATCTCGATCCGATGGGTGGTGACCGGTGTCGCCGTCGTGCTGGTCGCGGCCTCGGTGCTCAGCGTCGGTGCGATGGCCGAGCGAAACCTGCGGCGGGCGCTGTCGCGAGAGATCGAGACCCGGCTGGTGCTCGAAGCGCGCAACCTGGCGCTCACCAGCTCGGGGGCGCTGCTCTCGGAGTTCCCCGAGCTGACGCTGGTGCCGCTCGTGAAGACGATGCAGGCCGAGCGTCCCGAGCTGGCGTTCGTGGTCGTCGTGGATCATCTCGGGCGCATCCAGGGTCACGCCGACCCGCGCCACTTGGGGGAACGATATGCGCCCCCCGCCGATCTGACGGCCACCGCTGGAGCGACCCGACTCGAGGACGGCGAGCGGCTGCTGGCCAGCCGGAGCCTGCTGGTCGTCGAGGCGCCGGTGTCGTACGCGAACGGACCGCAGATCGGGCGCGCGGTGGTGGCGATGCAGCGCGCGTACGTGGAGCGCGCGGTGTCGGCCGGCCGTCGCTCGCAGTTCCTGTTCCTGGCGGCGCTGCTCGCGGTGGCGGTCACGCTCGGCCTGGTCCTGCTCGGCGGACTGCTCAAGCCGGTGGCGGCGCTACGCACGGGGCTCGATCGGATCGGTCGCGGCGACCTGGACACGCCGCTCGCCGTCCACGATCGGACCGAGCTCGGACTGCTGGCCGTCGCGGTCAACGACATGGCCGCTCGCCTCAAGGTCGCCCGCGTGGAGAGCCGCGAGCGCGAGCGGCTCAGCCACGAGCTCGAGCTGGCCCGCGAGATCCAGCAGCGGTTGCTGCCGCGAGGGCGAAGGACGGTATCGGGTTACACGCTGGTCGGCGCGCATCGCGCCGCGGCCGAGGTGGGCGGCGACTACTACGACTTCATCGATCTCGAGGACGGGCGAATCGCCGTCGCGATCGCCGATGTCTCCGGCAAGGGACTCGGCGGCTGCCTGGTGACGTCGATGCTCTCCGCGCTGGTGCGGGCGCTCCACGCGGTGCACGTCTCACCGGCGGCCCTGCTGGTCGACCTCGAGCGCCATCTGTCCGCGACGCTCGAGCCCGGTGAGTTCGTGACGATGTTCTACGGCTTGCTGGACCCGGCGCGAGGTCGTCTCGTCTACGCATCCGCGGGGCACACGCCGCTCCTCCTGTGGCGGGCGGCCACGGGCCGTGTCGAGTGGCATCCCACGCGCGGCATTCCGCTGGGAGCGGTGCGGGGGGGAGCGCTGGCGCAGACGCTCGAAGACCGCACGCTCGACCTCCAGCCGGGAGATCTCATCGCGCAATTCACGGACGGGATCAGCGAGGCGTTCGACCGGAGCGGGAGAGAGGCGTTCGGCTTCGACCGTGTGGATCAGGTGGTGCGCGATCACGCCCGCCGCGGCCCCGACGAGCTCGTGGCCGCGCTGTCGGCTGCGGTCGCCGGCTGGACCGAAGGCGAGCCGCAGGACGACGAGACGCTGCTCGTCGTGGCGCGTCCGGCGCGCGTTGCCGGCGAGCCCCAGCAGGCGGCCCGCGGGCGCGTCGACGCGCTCGCGCGTCTTGCCGAAGCGGAATCCACCGGTCCCCCGCTCTCGCTCTCCGCGAGCCTGGAGAGCCTGTCGGCGCTCGGACCGTGGCTCGAGCGAGCCCCGCACCTGAGCGCCATTCCCCGCGGAGAGCGCCGGCAGCTCGAGCTCGCGCTCTACGAAGCCTGCGCGAACATCGCCGAGCACGGTCTCAAGCTCGATGCCGAGCAAACGTTCGATGTGTGGTGGGTTCCGGGCGGAGCCGAAACCGACGGTCTCGACGCGCGGGTGCGGGCCGGCTACTTCCTGCTGCGGGATCACGGATTCCCGTTCAGCCCCGGCCGCTGGCAGCCGCGCGATCTCGACGACGTCGGTCGAAGGCTCGCGGGCCGCGGATTCGGGCTCGACCTCATCCACTTGTCGATGGACGAGGTGGTGTATCGGCCGGCGACCCCGGCCGGCAATCTCACGGTGCTGACGTTCGACCCTGCCAAGGTCCGGCAAGCGTCCAAGGAGGATCGCCATGGTTGA